The Cololabis saira isolate AMF1-May2022 chromosome 20, fColSai1.1, whole genome shotgun sequence genome includes a window with the following:
- the rin1b gene encoding ras and Rab interactor 2, with protein sequence MQEVGRARQSSQRDFSVLDRLLLTHPVWLQLSLNRESALYVLLSEPVGTFLVCKCSTSQRKVLCLRLTADRNASSVKECFICEEDSTFALESSALSFPDLCRLVAFYCVSRDVLPFPLQLPEAIADATTQTQLEVISHMGQDFWSSPTASDIQNGPAGPGETTNDSPAHMGTTQYQCSLLNQRSQGKVCFINPLFLQLEVRKPQDTNHSASNKRHRFKRSMRLRLSETSMNLSLEGVSSYSPSSTLEQSGGAEGPHKVNANPSRRVHAGAGVLRRTPAVSPGSAEEEDMMPPYVPQASATVEEPVKAQQEPDIEGAVQALEHRPVPSLAELDSSSSFSSMDEDNDSDSDPESTAQTQTHTYQRPPLLRSRGRGGLHHMSEAFVCFFAPDKRLTRLVEELSRDRRSIFGGMVQDFLLEQRESLKSLTSASSSSSASRVTSVQLLQGLRLFLAQAKCCLLESGELEPPIETLVPESEKDLALERSMFSCVLRPLKSHLEKALMALHSRDGSSQRLTQNLLRLKGGAAMEHVSVQRGVPDSREVERVKQKLVLMQRTHSPIDKVLLLLQVCKCVHKAMGSLHGEEVSWDDFLPSLSYVIVECNRPRILIEVEYMMELLEPSWLGGEGGYYLTSVYASLFLIQNLEQERPFSGCLTPQLQDALKEWSSRRSREAHVHKEIQQSQRCVRILFQDGERSAVRTLQWRAGETSQALAQLCATTFEVSDPQQYTLYWRSGGEMRALPPQAQPQDLASHSEGGPSLSYLRTDHDFSKMRRLTRGGAVDLSESVCEE encoded by the exons ATGCAGGAGGTGGGCAGAGCCCGGCAAAGTTCCCAGCGAGACTTCAGCGTCCTGGATCGTCTGCTGCTCACGCATCCCGTGTGGCTGCAGCTGTCCCTGAACCGGGAGTCGGCCCTCTACGTCCTGCTCAGTGAGCCTGTCGGG ACGTTTTTAGTGTGCAAATGCAGCACCAGCCAGAGGAAGGTGCTGTGTTTGAGGCTGACAGCCGACAGGAATGCCTCATCCGTTAAGGAGTGCTTCATCTGTGAGGAGGACTCCA CGTTTGCGTTGGAGAGCTCAGCACTCAGCTTCCCTGACTTGTGTCGTCTCGTGGCCTTCTACTGTGTCAGCAG GGATGTGCTGCCTTTTCCTCTGCAACTACCAGAGGCCATCGCCGACGCCACCACACAGACACAGCTGGAGGTGATCTCACACATGGGACAAG ACTTCTGGAGTTCACCGACTGCTTCAGACATTCAAAACGGACCGGCGGGGCCCGGTGAGACAACCAACGACAGCCCAGCCCACATGGGGACAACCCAGTACCAATGCTCGCTGCTGAACCAGCGAAGTCAAGGCAAAGTTTGCTTCATCAATCCACTCTTCCTTCAGCTGGAGGTCAGGAAG CCTCAGGACACAAATCACAGCGCTTCCAATAAACGCCATCGCTTCAAGCGCAGCATGAGGCTCCGGCTCTCTGAGACTTCCATGAATTTGTCTCTGGAGGGAGTCAGCTCCTACTCACCCTCCTCGACGCTGGAGCAATCTGGAGGGGCCGAGGGACCTCATAAGGTCAACGCCAACCCATCGAGGCGAGTTCACGCCGGGGCTGGCGTCTTGAGGAGAACCCCTGCTGTGTCTCCTGGCTCGGCGGAGGAAGAGGACATGATGCCTCCCTATGTGCCACAA GCATCTGCCACAGTGGAGGAACCAGTAAAGGCCCAGCAGGAGCCAGATATCGAAGGGGCAGTTCAAGCCCTGGAGCACCGCCCCGTTCCATCTTTAGccgagctggacagcagcagctccttcagcagcatGGACGAGGACAATGACTCAGATTCAGATCCAGAAAGCACGGCCCAGACCCAAACGCACACCTACCAGCGCCCGCCGCTCCTCCGCTCTCGAGGCCGTGGAGGACTGCACCACATGAGCGAAGCATTCGTGTGTTTCTTTGCACCAGACAAGCGGCTGACTCGCCTGGTGGAGGAGCTTTCCAGAGACAGGCGCTCCATCTTTGGGGGCATGGTTCAGGATTTCCTCTTGGAGCAGCGAGAATCACTGAAATCCCTGACCTCCGCATCATCGTCCTCTTCCGCATCGCGCGTGACCTCTGTGCAGCTTCTGCAGGGTCTGCGTCTCTTTCTGGCACAGGCCAAGTGTTGCTTGCTGGAGAGTGGTGAGCTGGAGCCTCCCATTGAAACCCTGGTGCCCGAAAGTGAGAAAG ATCTAGCGCTGGAGCGATCCATGTTCTCCTGCGTGTTACGGCCCCTGAAGTCCCACCTGGAGAAAGCCCTGATGGCTCTGCACAGTCGAGACGGCTCCAGTCAGCGCCTCACCCAGAACCTGCTCCGTCTGAAAGGGGGTGCCGCCATGGAGCACGTCAGCGTTCAGAGGGGGGTCCCAGAtagcagggaggtggagagggtGAAGCAGAAACTGGTGCTGATGCAGCGGACGCACTCGCCCATCGAtaaggtgctgctgctgctgcaagtGTGCAAGTGTGTCCACAAGGCTATGGGGTCCTTGCATG GAGAAGAAGTGAGCTGGGATGACTTCTTGCCATCGTTGTCTTACGTGATTGTGGAGTGTAACAGACCTCGTATCCTGATAGAGGTGGAGTACAtgatggagctgctggagccctCCTGGCTGGGTGGAGAGG GTGGGTACTACCTGACCAGTGTGTATGCCAGCCTGTTCCTGATCCAGAACCTGGAGCAGGAGCGGCCGTTTTCAGGATGCCTGACGCCCCAGCTCCAGGACGCGCTGAAGGAATGGAGCAGCAGACGGAGCCGCGAGGCCCACGTACACAAGGAGATTCAGCAGAGCCAA AGGTGCGTTCGGATACTGTTCCAGGACGGGGAGCGGAGCGCCGTGCGGACGTTGCAGTGGAGGGCCGGGGAGACGAGCCAGGCCCTGGCGCAGCTGTGCGCCACCACCTTCGAGGTGTCCGACCCCCAGCAATACACGCTGTACTGGCGCAGCGGCGGCGAGATGCGGGCCCTGCCGCCTCAGGCCCAGCCGCAGGACCTCGCCAGCCACAGCGAGGGGGGGCCCTCGCTCTCCTACCTGAGGACCGACCACGACTTCAGCAAGATGCGGCGGCTCACCAGAGGCGGCGCGGTGGACCTGAGCGAGTCGGTGTGCGAGGAGTGA
- the zgc:101810 gene encoding actin-related protein 2: protein MDSQGRKVVVCDNGTGFVKCGFAGSNFPEHIFPAMVGRPIIRSSVKVGNIEIKDLMVGDEASECRSMLEVSYPMENGMVRCWDDMLHLWDHTFGPDRLDINTSECKILLTEPPMNPSKNREKITEVMFETYQFHGIYVAIQAVLTLYAQGLLTGVVLDSGDGVTHICPVYEGFSLPHLTRRLDIAGRDITRYLIKLLLLRGYAFNHTADFETVRMLKEKLCYVGYNIEQEQRLATETTYLVESYTLPDGRQVNVGGERFGAPEALFQPHLINVEGAGVAELLFNTIQAADIDLRADFYRHIVLSGGTTMYPGLPSRLEREIKQLYLERVLDGDTQKLSKFKIRIEDPPRRKHLVFLGGAVLANIMKDKDSFWLSREEYQEKGLAVLQKLGGGVR from the exons ATGGACAGCCAGGGGAGGAAAGTGGTGGTCTGTGACAATGGGACGGGG TTTGTCAAATGTGGCTTTGCTGGGTCCAACTTCCCTGAGCACATCTTCCCTGCCATGGTGGGTCGGCCGATCATTCGATCAAGCGTCAAAGTGGGAAACATCGAGATAAAG GACCTGATGGTGGGAGACGAGGCCAGCGAGTGTCGCTCCATGCTGGAGGTGTCCTACCCCATGGAGAACGGCATGGTGCGCTGCTGGGACGACATGCTCCACCTGTGGGACCACACCTTTGGCCCGGACCGTCTCGACATCAACACGTCAGAATGCAAG ATCTTGCTGACGGAGCCGCCGATGAACCCCTCCAAGAATCGAGAGAAGATCACGGAGGTCATGTTTGAGACGTACCAGTTCCACGGCATCTACGTGGCGATCCAGGCCGTGCTCACTCTGTACGCCCAGG GTTTGCTTACCGGTGTGGTACTTGACTCGGGCGACGGCGTCACCCACATCTGCCCAGTGTACGAGGGCTTCTCTCTACCCCATCTCACACGCAGGCTGGACATCGCAGGACGTGACATCACACGCTACCTCATTAAG CTCCTACTGCTCCGCGGCTACGCCTTCAATCACACAGCGGACTTTGAGACGGTGCGGATGCTGAAGGAGAAGCTCTGCTACGTGGGATACAACATTGAGCAAGAGCAGCGTTTGGCCACAGAGACCACCTACCTGGTGGAGTCCTACACG CTTCCCGATGGCCGGCAGGTGAACGTCGGCGGAGAGCGGTTTGGCGCCCCTGAAGCGCTCTTCCAGCCTCACCTCATCAACGTGGAGGGAGCAGGAGTAGCAGAGCTGCTCTTCAACACCATCCAAGCTGCAGACATAGATCTCAG GGCCGACTTCTACAGGCACATCGTTCTGTCAGGGGGGACCACCATGTACCCCGGCCTTCCCTCCAGGCTGGAGCGAGAGATCAAGCAGCTTTATCTGGAGAGAGTGCTTGATGGAGACACACAGAAACTTTCA AAGTTCAAGATCCGGATCGAGGACCCTCCCCGACGTAAACACCTGGTGTTTCTGGGTGGAGCCGTGCTGGCCAACATAATGAAAGACAAGGACTCCTTCTGGCTGAGCAGAGAGGAATACCAGGAGAAGGGCCTGGCTGTGCTGCAGAAGCTGGGAGGTGGAGTCAgatga
- the six7 gene encoding SIX homeobox 7, whose protein sequence is MFPLPMFTPDQVARVCENLEETGDIERLGRFLWSLPAAVPGSAGEALNRHESVMRARALVAFHVGNFEALYQILQSHRFTRESHAKLQDLWLDAHYREAERLRGRPLGPVEKYRIRKKFPLPRTIWDGEQKTHCFKERTRSLLREWYLQDPYPNPSRKRHLAQATGLTPTQVGNWFKNRRQRDRAASAKNRLQQDPSLLPSEGSIDGSLQERHHHTHMLSTSPRHLGSPEASDCSTEADRIETGASTPEISVSSDSEFEP, encoded by the exons ATGTTCCCGCTGCCGATGTTCACGCCGGACCAGGTGGCTCGAGTGTgcgagaacctggaggagaccgGGGACATCGAGCGCCTGGGCCGGTTCCTGTGGTCCCTGCCGGCCGCGGTGCCGGGCTCCGCCGGGGAGGCGCTCAACCGGCACGAGTCGGTGATGCGCGCCCGGGCGCTGGTCGCCTTCCACGTGGGCAACTTCGAGGCTCTGTACCAGATCCTGCAGAGCCACAGGTTTACGCGCGAGTCGCACGCCAAGCTGCAGGACCTGTGGCTGGACGCGCACTACCGGGAGGCGGAGAGGCTCCGGGGGAGGCCCCTGGGGCCCGTGGAGAAGTACCGCATCCGCAAGAAGTTCCCCCTGCCCCGCACCATCTGGGACGGCGAGCAGAAGACGCACTGCttcaag GAAAGAACCCGCAGCTTGTTGAGAGAGTGGTATCTCCAAGATCCGTACCCCAACCCATCCAGGAAACGTCACTTGGCCCAGGCCACGGGGCTCACACCCACACAAGTCGGCAACTGGTTCAAGAACCGCCGCCAAAGAGACCGTGCTGCATCAGCAAAGAACAG ACTACAGCAGGACCCTTCCCTCTTGCCCTCCGAAGGCTCTATTGATGGTTCCCTTCAGGAGCGCCACCATCACACCCACATGCTGTCTACCTCCCCTCGCCACCTGGGCAGCCCAGAGGCCAGCGACTGCAGCACAGAGGCTGACCGCATAGAAACAGGAGCCTCCACCCCCGAGATCTCCGTCAGCAGTGACAGCGAGTTCGAGCCTTGA